One Pseudomonadota bacterium genomic window carries:
- a CDS encoding PAS domain S-box protein, whose protein sequence is MKDPSRTYPGLIEEIPSLKQRIKELEQSEAEHIQVEEKLQESEEKFAVAFLKSPVPMAITTIREGRYTDVNETFSKIMGLKREELIGNTSTGVEYITPEQRALFLNELNKKGYVENLELQMRIKGGEVRYGLFNSTRIKIANEDYFLTMVTDITEKKQVEEELLRAQKMESLGILAGGIAHDFNRHPCRRHCP, encoded by the coding sequence ATGAAAGACCCATCCAGAACATATCCAGGATTAATCGAAGAGATACCCTCCTTAAAACAGAGAATCAAAGAACTGGAACAATCAGAAGCAGAACATATACAGGTAGAGGAAAAGCTCCAGGAAAGCGAAGAGAAGTTTGCAGTAGCTTTCCTGAAAAGCCCAGTCCCTATGGCCATAACGACAATCAGGGAAGGCAGATATACCGATGTAAACGAGACATTCTCGAAGATTATGGGTCTTAAACGAGAGGAACTGATTGGAAATACCTCTACTGGTGTTGAATATATAACACCGGAGCAGAGAGCCCTTTTTCTGAATGAACTCAACAAAAAGGGATACGTGGAAAACCTTGAGTTACAAATGAGGATAAAGGGGGGAGAAGTAAGGTATGGATTGTTTAACTCAACAAGAATAAAAATCGCCAACGAAGATTACTTTCTCACAATGGTGACAGATATCACCGAGAAGAAACAGGTGGAGGAGGAACTTCTCCGTGCCCAAAAGATGGAATCCCTTGGCATCCTTGCCGGAGGCATTGCCCATGATTTCAACAGGCATCCTTGCCGGAGGCATTGCCCATGA
- a CDS encoding MBL fold metallo-hydrolase, which yields MNPRPRIQVLALILLFCLFSCVHYPTSFDEAGWRQSVEEEEPAGLYGSHFHEGRYFNPWMDRTQGSLIRFLKMSISERTRYTQEEKDFKPGFIPGLKERIKAMPSGDFIAWIGHSTFLIRLRGLYILTDPIFSERALLPKRVTPPAITAEEVNEIAPEVNVLISHNHYDHLDVPSIKALSDASKVIVPMGLKPYVEEMGKNHVEEMDWWQHANLGHGVTIVCLPAQHWSRRLTQGTNRTLWASYMILTPEMTIYFGGDSGYFAGYKEYGKVFPRITYAILPTTSLNPRTFMYYAHMNVDEALDAFRELNAKYFIPTHWGTFQISAEPPGYPVLELRRKIEKLNLDPSRYLIMDLGQLLPIEEAETREDQGQVAGAGGCSGRP from the coding sequence ATGAATCCAAGACCCCGCATACAAGTCCTTGCGCTTATCCTCCTCTTCTGTCTTTTCTCCTGTGTCCATTATCCCACATCTTTCGACGAGGCAGGTTGGAGGCAAAGCGTTGAAGAGGAAGAGCCGGCCGGCCTTTACGGGTCGCATTTCCACGAAGGGAGGTATTTTAATCCATGGATGGATCGGACACAAGGCAGCCTCATAAGGTTCCTCAAGATGTCCATCTCGGAACGCACGCGATATACTCAGGAAGAGAAGGACTTCAAACCCGGTTTTATCCCCGGTCTCAAAGAGCGGATAAAGGCGATGCCTTCCGGCGACTTCATCGCCTGGATCGGCCACTCGACGTTTCTCATACGCCTTCGGGGCCTCTATATTCTCACGGACCCTATTTTCTCCGAGAGGGCATTACTTCCCAAACGTGTGACTCCTCCCGCCATCACCGCAGAGGAAGTGAACGAGATCGCCCCTGAGGTGAACGTGCTCATTTCACACAATCATTACGACCACCTGGACGTCCCGAGCATCAAGGCCCTTTCGGATGCTTCCAAAGTCATTGTGCCTATGGGTCTCAAACCATATGTGGAAGAAATGGGCAAAAATCATGTGGAAGAAATGGATTGGTGGCAGCACGCCAACTTAGGGCACGGCGTTACGATTGTCTGTCTCCCTGCCCAGCATTGGTCGAGACGGCTGACTCAAGGCACCAACAGGACTCTCTGGGCGAGCTATATGATTCTGACGCCTGAAATGACAATTTACTTCGGAGGCGATAGCGGATATTTCGCGGGCTACAAAGAATATGGAAAGGTGTTCCCCCGCATCACCTATGCCATTCTTCCTACTACGTCCCTTAATCCGCGGACTTTCATGTATTATGCCCACATGAATGTGGACGAGGCGCTGGACGCATTTCGGGAACTTAATGCAAAATACTTCATTCCCACCCATTGGGGAACGTTTCAGATCAGCGCCGAACCACCTGGCTATCCCGTACTCGAATTAAGAAGGAAGATAGAGAAGCTCAACCTGGACCCCTCGCGATATCTGATCATGGACTTAGGGCAACTTTTGCCCATAGAGGAGGCAGAGACAAGGGAGGACCAGGGGCAGGTTGCAGGCGCCGGGGGGTGTTCCGGCAGGCCCTGA
- a CDS encoding ABC transporter substrate-binding protein produces the protein MKMNQKLGFIKLQFMLAEFFGLGRSAVLSAIILIFVVLALGIFLFYYLAPPNTITITSGPDGSQFHKIAERYAKILGRDGITLRILPSEGSVGNIRRLADPSSKVDIGFVQGGVNKGIKTDKLVSLGSISYEPLFVFYRSGANIKLLSQLMGKRVAVGEIGSGTHTLSLALLAGNGIKPGGPTKLLEMDSDKAAEAILNGKVDAVFLMGDSVSTKLIRQLLFTPGIKLFDFTQADAYTRRISYLNKITLPRGSVDFGKDIPAQDFYLLAPTVELIARENLCPAISDLLLDAAHEVHSGPGLIKRRGEFPAPIEQEIRISDDASRFYKSGKSFFYRYLPFVFASHVNRIVVVLVPMLVLLLPGLRLIPAVYKWRYKSRISRWYRALMMMERDIGAQLTPDRRKALIEKLDNIEEAVSRMKMPVSFADQFYELRMHIKFVRTKLMA, from the coding sequence ATGAAAATGAATCAAAAATTAGGTTTCATCAAACTCCAGTTTATGCTCGCAGAATTTTTCGGGCTTGGACGCTCTGCTGTATTAAGCGCAATTATCTTGATTTTTGTAGTTCTCGCGCTCGGCATATTCCTGTTTTATTACCTTGCGCCGCCCAACACCATCACCATAACCAGCGGGCCTGATGGAAGCCAGTTCCACAAGATAGCGGAAAGATATGCCAAGATACTTGGGCGAGACGGCATAACGCTCAGGATACTTCCGTCTGAGGGCTCTGTCGGCAATATCAGGAGGCTGGCTGATCCTTCGTCAAAGGTGGATATAGGATTCGTGCAGGGCGGAGTAAATAAAGGGATAAAAACCGACAAGCTTGTTTCTCTGGGCAGCATTTCATACGAACCACTTTTTGTCTTTTACAGGAGCGGGGCAAATATTAAACTCCTGTCGCAGTTAATGGGCAAGAGAGTGGCAGTAGGCGAGATCGGCAGCGGAACACACACCCTTTCGCTCGCATTGCTCGCAGGCAACGGCATAAAACCGGGAGGTCCTACAAAACTGCTTGAGATGGACTCCGACAAAGCAGCGGAAGCGATTCTAAACGGCAAGGTTGATGCAGTGTTTCTGATGGGTGATTCTGTATCAACAAAGCTTATACGCCAGCTTCTGTTTACGCCTGGCATCAAGCTCTTCGACTTTACCCAGGCTGACGCTTATACGCGACGCATCTCTTACCTGAATAAGATCACCCTTCCAAGGGGGTCCGTAGATTTCGGAAAGGACATACCTGCCCAGGATTTCTATCTGCTTGCGCCGACGGTTGAATTGATTGCCCGGGAGAACCTGTGTCCGGCTATCTCCGATTTATTACTCGACGCTGCGCACGAAGTACACTCTGGCCCCGGGCTTATCAAGCGCAGGGGCGAATTCCCCGCACCGATCGAGCAGGAGATCCGGATAAGCGACGACGCGAGTCGATTCTATAAATCGGGAAAGAGCTTCTTCTACCGCTATCTGCCATTTGTGTTCGCCAGCCATGTGAATCGCATCGTAGTAGTGCTTGTGCCTATGCTCGTGCTGCTTCTGCCAGGATTACGGCTCATACCGGCCGTATACAAGTGGCGCTACAAGTCGCGCATTTCTCGATGGTACCGTGCACTGATGATGATGGAGCGGGATATCGGGGCACAACTGACACCGGATAGGCGCAAAGCTTTAATTGAAAAACTCGACAATATCGAAGAAGCGGTGAGCAGGATGAAAATGCCGGTCTCGTTCGCAGATCAATTCTATGAATTACGCATGCATATTAAATTTGTACGCACCAAGTTGATGGCGTGA
- a CDS encoding sulfite exporter TauE/SafE family protein — protein sequence MSQELTILIITAASIGFFHTLLGPDHYIPFIVFAKARKWSIIKTTWITFLCGVGHIGSSVLLGFIGIAVGVAVTRLEFIESFRGNIAAWALIAFGFMYFVWGLRRAFRNRPHEHAHEHIDGDAHVHEHTHFHGHVHIHDEKETKNLTPWILFTIFVFGPCEPLIPIVMYPAAKNSFWGVLLVTTVFGGVTILTMLGIVLVSVLGIQFIPMTKLERYNHALAGATIFLCGIAIQLFGI from the coding sequence ATGTCACAGGAATTGACCATCCTCATTATTACTGCAGCTTCAATCGGTTTTTTTCATACATTACTGGGGCCGGATCATTATATCCCCTTTATTGTCTTTGCAAAAGCACGAAAATGGTCCATTATCAAGACAACATGGATTACCTTTCTCTGCGGCGTTGGTCATATCGGAAGCTCTGTTTTGCTGGGCTTTATAGGAATTGCCGTGGGAGTTGCCGTTACAAGGCTGGAGTTTATAGAATCTTTCAGGGGCAATATCGCTGCATGGGCCTTAATTGCGTTTGGTTTTATGTATTTTGTCTGGGGATTGCGAAGGGCATTCAGGAACCGTCCCCATGAACACGCGCACGAACATATAGACGGAGATGCCCATGTTCACGAGCATACGCATTTCCACGGCCACGTTCACATCCATGATGAGAAGGAAACAAAAAATCTTACACCGTGGATCCTTTTCACGATTTTTGTGTTCGGGCCCTGTGAACCGTTAATACCCATCGTCATGTACCCTGCCGCAAAAAACAGTTTCTGGGGTGTACTGCTGGTGACAACGGTTTTTGGAGGGGTAACAATTCTCACAATGCTCGGTATCGTTCTCGTTTCAGTCCTCGGCATACAATTCATTCCCATGACCAAGCTCGAACGGTATAACCACGCCCTTGCAGGCGCCACAATATTCCTTTGCGGGATAGCAATACAATTATTCGGGATATAA
- a CDS encoding DUF2950 domain-containing protein, with protein sequence MAVQAVRAWVLKGLAEERKGAAGVDSVVVAVAVDKELYMITHQKPPEEEKNMTHVTSKVKSILAYRFGFVITFAVIMAALIFSCPVSAKTPKQKTFKSPDEAVKAMVSAIKANNARELTIIFGPDSKTLVFSGDEVADKAGRDNFIKTYEEKNRLETVNGNKAILYVGNDDWPMPIPVVKKGNSWRFDTKAGKEEILQRRIGKNELNVIQVCKTCVDAQLEYAPRDYDGDGLFEYAQKLLSAPGKKDGLYWETKEGEEKSPLGVFMAGAAKEGYFPKDGKSKPVPFHGYYYKILKEQGEDAPGGAYSYVANGKMIGGFALVAYPAQYGNSGVMTFIVNKDGIVYQKDLGKNTSKNVQAMKAFNPDKTWKKAE encoded by the coding sequence GTGGCCGTGCAAGCAGTCAGAGCATGGGTTCTGAAAGGGCTGGCGGAGGAGCGGAAAGGAGCAGCGGGGGTGGATTCAGTCGTGGTGGCGGTCGCCGTTGATAAGGAGTTATATATGATTACCCATCAAAAACCACCTGAGGAGGAAAAGAATATGACGCATGTAACCTCGAAAGTAAAGAGCATTTTGGCATATCGTTTTGGTTTTGTAATAACCTTTGCCGTTATCATGGCTGCATTAATCTTCAGTTGCCCTGTTTCTGCCAAAACCCCAAAGCAGAAGACCTTCAAATCTCCCGATGAAGCAGTTAAGGCTATGGTTAGTGCAATAAAAGCGAACAATGCCAGAGAGTTGACGATAATTTTTGGTCCTGACAGCAAAACCCTTGTTTTTTCCGGTGATGAGGTAGCTGATAAGGCCGGACGTGATAATTTTATCAAGACATATGAGGAAAAAAACAGGCTGGAGACCGTCAATGGTAATAAAGCGATACTCTATGTAGGTAACGATGACTGGCCCATGCCCATTCCGGTTGTGAAAAAGGGCAATAGCTGGCGTTTCGATACGAAGGCCGGTAAAGAGGAGATTCTTCAACGGAGGATCGGCAAGAATGAGTTAAACGTCATCCAGGTTTGTAAGACCTGCGTCGATGCACAACTGGAATATGCACCCAGGGATTACGATGGCGACGGATTATTTGAATATGCCCAGAAGCTTCTGAGCGCGCCGGGGAAAAAGGATGGTCTATACTGGGAGACAAAAGAAGGCGAGGAAAAAAGCCCGCTGGGGGTCTTCATGGCAGGCGCAGCAAAAGAAGGATACTTTCCAAAAGATGGCAAGAGCAAGCCGGTTCCTTTTCATGGGTATTACTACAAAATTCTGAAAGAACAGGGAGAAGATGCTCCGGGAGGGGCATACAGTTATGTAGCCAACGGCAAGATGATCGGCGGGTTTGCACTGGTGGCATATCCTGCACAATACGGTAATTCGGGCGTCATGACCTTCATCGTAAATAAAGACGGTATAGTTTACCAGAAGGACCTTGGTAAAAATACGTCAAAGAACGTTCAGGCAATGAAGGCGTTTAATCCTGACAAAACATGGAAGAAGGCAGAGTAG
- a CDS encoding DUF3300 domain-containing protein has protein sequence MIKKVSIQTLLWGLVLLLAIPFGAFAQNTAPPAAPQFKQEELEQMLAPIALYPDSLLVQIFMASTYPLEIVEAARWAKTNQNLKGDRLTAALEKQNWDPSVKSLINFPSVLAMMNDKLEWTQKLGDAFLVQEKSVMDTVQKLRAKAQAQGMLKSTDQQKVTTQAQTIIIEPASPQVIYVPAYDPVVVYGPWMYPAYPPYPYYPPGAVIGASAVSFGLGVAVGAAWGYAWGGANWNHGNVNVNVNQNNSINNNINRNNYANKIGGGGHGEWQHDPDHRKGVAYRDSNTQQKYGQPGRGGNTDARNDYRGHAPDDRGRSAQAADRQGMQDRKGTQAQSQQRDSRQGSAGAFDGMNRGGSEAKMESDRGRASSQSMGSERAGGGAERSSGGGFSRGGGRR, from the coding sequence ATGATAAAAAAGGTATCTATTCAGACATTGTTGTGGGGCCTTGTTTTACTCCTGGCAATACCCTTCGGGGCTTTTGCCCAGAATACGGCGCCACCGGCAGCCCCTCAGTTCAAGCAGGAAGAGCTGGAACAGATGCTCGCGCCGATAGCTCTTTACCCTGATTCACTGCTGGTGCAGATCTTTATGGCATCTACCTATCCGCTTGAGATTGTTGAAGCGGCCCGCTGGGCAAAGACAAACCAGAACCTTAAGGGGGATCGGTTGACGGCAGCCCTTGAAAAACAGAACTGGGATCCCAGTGTCAAATCGCTCATAAACTTTCCGTCAGTTCTGGCAATGATGAATGACAAGCTTGAATGGACGCAGAAACTGGGAGATGCATTTCTGGTCCAGGAAAAGAGTGTAATGGATACTGTGCAGAAGCTCAGGGCAAAGGCCCAGGCACAGGGTATGTTAAAAAGCACGGATCAACAGAAGGTTACCACACAGGCGCAGACAATTATTATTGAGCCGGCAAGCCCCCAGGTAATCTATGTGCCTGCCTATGATCCTGTAGTTGTTTATGGACCATGGATGTACCCAGCATACCCGCCTTATCCTTATTATCCGCCGGGCGCTGTGATAGGCGCCAGTGCCGTATCTTTCGGGCTCGGTGTTGCGGTTGGTGCAGCCTGGGGTTATGCCTGGGGAGGCGCCAACTGGAATCATGGCAACGTGAATGTTAATGTCAACCAGAACAATTCTATCAATAATAATATTAACCGGAATAATTATGCCAATAAAATAGGTGGTGGTGGCCATGGCGAATGGCAGCACGACCCGGACCATCGGAAGGGTGTTGCCTATAGAGACAGCAATACACAGCAGAAATACGGACAACCCGGCCGGGGGGGCAATACAGATGCAAGAAATGATTACAGGGGACATGCCCCGGATGACAGGGGAAGGTCCGCTCAGGCCGCTGACCGCCAGGGCATGCAGGATCGTAAGGGTACTCAAGCGCAGAGCCAGCAGAGAGACAGCCGACAAGGATCTGCCGGCGCCTTCGATGGTATGAACCGCGGTGGCAGCGAGGCAAAGATGGAGAGCGACCGTGGCCGTGCAAGCAGTCAGAGCATGGGTTCTGAAAGGGCTGGCGGAGGAGCGGAAAGGAGCAGCGGGGGTGGATTCAGTCGTGGTGGCGGTCGCCGTTGA
- a CDS encoding lipid-binding SYLF domain-containing protein, with the protein MKIKSQKRSSVSLYLVSTLLAAALFFTTAIPIMSADIDDAQDIVDRSKVTFTSMARDKDFSWFRNNLKNAKGLLIYPQVLKAGFILGGSGGTGILVVKDAKTGNWNEPAFYTIGSVSFGLQIGGESAEVIMMVMSQKAVDSLFTSSVKLGGDTSIAVGPVGAGAKGAVTADIISFAKSKGLYAGLNFEGSVLGVRESLNKAYYGKGASPVEIIVEKKVSNKGSEELRAALKKAVK; encoded by the coding sequence ATGAAAATTAAAAGCCAGAAAAGATCATCGGTAAGTCTATATTTAGTTTCAACCTTGCTCGCCGCAGCTCTATTTTTTACTACTGCAATTCCGATTATGTCAGCAGATATCGACGATGCTCAGGATATCGTTGACAGGTCAAAGGTTACGTTTACCAGCATGGCAAGAGACAAAGATTTTTCATGGTTCAGGAATAATCTGAAAAATGCGAAAGGACTTCTTATCTATCCGCAGGTACTCAAGGCAGGTTTTATCCTCGGTGGTTCCGGCGGGACCGGTATTCTTGTTGTAAAAGATGCGAAAACTGGCAATTGGAACGAACCTGCCTTTTATACCATTGGCTCGGTAAGCTTCGGACTTCAGATTGGCGGTGAATCGGCAGAGGTTATCATGATGGTTATGAGTCAAAAGGCGGTTGATTCCCTTTTTACATCGTCTGTTAAGCTTGGCGGAGATACGTCAATAGCTGTTGGACCCGTAGGCGCAGGAGCTAAAGGTGCTGTAACTGCTGACATTATTTCCTTTGCCAAATCTAAAGGTCTATATGCGGGACTGAATTTTGAAGGTTCAGTGCTGGGCGTGAGGGAGAGCCTCAATAAAGCGTATTACGGTAAAGGAGCGAGCCCTGTAGAAATCATTGTAGAGAAGAAAGTGAGCAATAAGGGCTCTGAGGAACTTCGGGCAGCACTGAAGAAGGCAGTGAAGTAG
- a CDS encoding translocation/assembly module TamB, protein MEAELAQDHINIASFQAYSGQGNIQGSATIWLKDSKIVRYKGNLNGKRFQAIYVPEIQVWVNPDLNFEGDTKRVLLRGSIEVPEALIRYGEGREVKRTSPDIIIVDAPQKVKHPLPFDFDTQISISLGNQVQIRGPGIEIQLDGKVLLSGQNIDRIIGDGQIRIVRGHYNAYGAKLDVTRGSIVFGGRPVELASLDIMALRKVNPGRFDEIKAGITVTGTPKSPLVKLYSEPFMPEQDILSYIVLGRPLKVEGETSQTSLLLQGAGAFLVGNKVGSAQNQLMHKIGIDTLGVETKTIGGTGTGGTTGTGLVGSTGSFWTSTAGSSPGSSTMTKSLATVGKYIAPGLYVAYGRSLFTDEYLFTARYSFSKRLEVESKTGIQTGVDLYYKFEFD, encoded by the coding sequence ATGGAGGCTGAATTAGCGCAGGACCATATCAATATTGCTTCGTTTCAGGCTTATTCGGGGCAGGGGAACATTCAGGGATCTGCAACGATCTGGCTGAAAGACTCAAAAATTGTCCGTTATAAAGGGAATCTTAACGGTAAAAGATTTCAGGCGATTTATGTGCCGGAAATTCAGGTATGGGTTAATCCTGATCTTAATTTCGAGGGTGACACTAAACGGGTATTATTACGGGGATCAATAGAAGTGCCTGAGGCATTGATACGTTATGGTGAGGGCAGAGAGGTGAAACGCACAAGCCCTGACATAATCATTGTTGATGCACCTCAAAAAGTCAAACACCCGCTTCCATTCGATTTTGACACACAAATATCGATCAGCCTGGGTAACCAGGTGCAGATCAGAGGACCGGGGATTGAGATACAATTAGACGGAAAGGTGCTCCTTTCAGGACAGAACATTGACAGGATTATTGGTGATGGCCAGATCAGGATTGTCAGGGGACATTATAACGCCTATGGGGCCAAACTCGATGTCACCAGGGGCAGCATTGTTTTCGGAGGCAGGCCGGTTGAACTTGCATCCCTTGACATTATGGCGCTCAGAAAAGTTAATCCCGGCAGGTTCGATGAGATAAAGGCAGGCATAACAGTAACAGGAACACCGAAATCTCCTCTTGTAAAATTGTATTCAGAGCCCTTTATGCCGGAGCAGGATATTCTTTCCTATATTGTCCTCGGCAGACCCTTAAAGGTTGAAGGTGAGACAAGCCAGACATCACTCCTGCTACAGGGCGCCGGTGCCTTTCTCGTCGGCAATAAGGTTGGTTCTGCACAGAATCAATTGATGCATAAGATTGGCATTGATACCCTTGGAGTGGAGACGAAAACTATTGGCGGGACCGGCACAGGAGGCACGACCGGAACAGGCTTAGTGGGCTCAACGGGAAGTTTCTGGACAAGCACCGCAGGCTCAAGCCCGGGAAGCTCAACAATGACAAAATCACTCGCAACAGTAGGAAAATACATCGCACCGGGGCTTTACGTTGCGTATGGCCGATCATTGTTTACTGATGAGTATCTTTTTACCGCCAGATACTCCTTTTCAAAGCGTCTCGAGGTGGAGAGCAAAACCGGTATACAAACCGGCGTTGACCTGTATTATAAATTCGAATTTGATTAG
- a CDS encoding autotransporter assembly complex protein TamA produces MLKRNIIVLCICIFATLSYAADEPALVTVTIDGLSGEELQNVKTALKLPEGLIKDGKVDMTWLTRFERQIPEKVRDALEVFGYYKPDISVAMETPEKGPYELHVNVTKGDPVYIDKVSIYIEGAGSREPALTEFVDRFPLHKGDILRQDKYEEIKGLTKSKAIALGYLDADFSIHTIKIALDTLSSEINLVFQTGPQYRFGDVNFVGMPLYPVAFLERFLDFKSGDVFSYEKIANTQFNLISADRFKEVTINPLKEEAKDSRVPIEIKLFSSPPKRFKFGLGYGTDTGVRGTLIYNDFNFLASGHKFETEIRLSEKLQGFAARYILPDKKDFKSFTLFTFGLQRENLSDQTTNVISLEGEHVRTLGHERLGSLYLRMQKENSWAGDQTTNAFIVLPGVRYSSRQYDNLMRPTKGYYYDLELRGTNEVLGSSTSFAQYLTSGEMIVSLPGRFSFLVRGRLGTTFICESTEDLPISLRFFAGGDRSVRGYAYKSLGPTDAYGDVIGGKHMLVGNFELERAIGSNWGVAAFYDTGNAFNNFNNMDLAQGAGVGIRYYTPIGSMNLDLARQIGVSNPDFRIHFTIGIRI; encoded by the coding sequence TTGCTGAAGCGGAACATTATTGTTCTCTGTATATGTATCTTTGCAACATTATCATATGCTGCCGATGAACCGGCATTAGTAACAGTTACAATTGACGGGCTATCAGGCGAAGAACTTCAAAACGTCAAAACTGCACTGAAACTCCCTGAAGGTTTAATAAAAGATGGAAAAGTAGATATGACATGGTTGACACGCTTTGAGCGTCAGATACCCGAAAAGGTAAGAGATGCCCTCGAAGTTTTCGGGTATTACAAACCGGATATCTCTGTTGCAATGGAAACGCCTGAAAAAGGTCCGTATGAGTTGCATGTCAATGTAACGAAAGGCGACCCTGTATATATTGATAAAGTGTCAATATATATCGAGGGCGCCGGTTCGCGCGAGCCGGCGCTTACTGAATTTGTTGACCGGTTCCCCCTGCATAAAGGAGATATCCTCCGGCAAGATAAGTACGAAGAGATAAAAGGATTGACAAAGAGCAAAGCAATTGCCCTTGGTTATCTTGATGCCGATTTTTCTATACATACCATTAAGATTGCCCTGGACACATTATCGTCAGAAATTAATCTCGTTTTTCAAACAGGTCCACAATACCGCTTTGGAGATGTTAACTTTGTGGGTATGCCTCTCTACCCGGTAGCTTTTCTTGAACGTTTCCTTGATTTCAAATCAGGTGACGTTTTTTCCTATGAAAAAATTGCCAATACACAATTTAATCTTATCAGTGCTGACCGTTTTAAGGAAGTAACGATAAACCCATTAAAAGAAGAGGCTAAGGATAGTCGTGTGCCTATTGAAATTAAACTTTTTTCATCCCCACCAAAACGGTTTAAATTTGGCCTCGGATATGGGACGGATACGGGGGTAAGGGGTACATTAATTTATAACGATTTTAATTTTCTCGCTTCAGGGCATAAATTTGAAACAGAGATAAGGCTGAGCGAAAAACTCCAGGGTTTTGCAGCCCGGTATATTCTTCCTGACAAAAAAGATTTTAAAAGCTTTACCTTATTCACATTCGGGCTTCAACGTGAAAACCTTTCCGACCAGACAACTAACGTCATATCGCTGGAAGGGGAGCATGTGCGGACTTTGGGTCATGAACGATTAGGATCGTTATACTTGAGGATGCAAAAAGAAAATTCCTGGGCAGGCGACCAAACAACGAACGCCTTTATCGTCTTGCCGGGAGTCCGCTATTCAAGCCGGCAATACGACAACCTCATGCGTCCGACAAAAGGATACTACTATGACCTGGAATTACGAGGGACCAACGAAGTGCTGGGTTCATCCACAAGCTTTGCCCAGTATCTGACAAGCGGAGAGATGATTGTAAGTTTGCCCGGCCGTTTTTCCTTTCTTGTGAGGGGGCGTCTGGGAACAACATTTATCTGCGAATCAACAGAAGATCTCCCTATTTCTCTCCGGTTTTTTGCAGGTGGTGACCGCAGCGTCAGGGGATATGCATACAAATCCCTGGGGCCCACTGATGCTTACGGGGATGTGATCGGTGGGAAGCATATGCTCGTAGGAAATTTTGAACTGGAGAGGGCTATTGGTTCCAACTGGGGTGTGGCAGCCTTTTACGATACAGGAAATGCCTTTAACAATTTCAACAATATGGACCTTGCGCAGGGCGCAGGAGTAGGAATTCGCTACTACACACCGATAGGCTCCATGAATCTTGATCTTGCACGTCAGATTGGTGTGAGCAATCCGGATTTCCGGATACATTTTACTATAGGGATCAGGATATAA
- a CDS encoding aurora kinase A-interacting protein, which produces MGSVLKWRKKKIRKHKYRKLRKRTRHQRRK; this is translated from the coding sequence ATGGGTAGTGTTTTAAAATGGAGAAAAAAGAAAATCAGAAAACACAAATATAGAAAATTAAGAAAAAGAACGAGACACCAGCGGAGAAAGTAA